The nucleotide window ACAgcgttgatattgctgaaaatgaAGTTGAGAACTCAGCTCCTGCTTCTGATGGCAATGATTTGTCTTCTAGGAGGCATGAAGAAGCTGAGCCTCAGACAGAGCAACCTAATGCTAATAATGAGGCCTCCAGTGCTAATGAAATTGATCCCACATTTCTTGAAGCATTGCCTGAGGATCTTCGTGCCGAAGTCCTTGTTTCTCAGCAGAACCGTTCTGCCCCAGCTGCTTCCTATACTCCCCCAGCTGCAGAAGAAATAGATCCTGAGTTTTTGGCTGCTCTTCCACCAGATATACAGGCTGAGGTTCTAGCCCAGCAGCGAGCACAGAGGATTGCCCACTCTCAACCAGTTGGGCAGCCAGTAGATATGGATAATGCTTCGATTATAGCAACTTTCCCTCCTGATTTACGTGAAGAGGTAATGCTTCAATTTTAGCAAATTTCCAATCCTTATTTGCATGATGGAGAGGTAAGGTTTAATTTACATACCTGTTTAATACTAATACTGGCCTGTTTTACTGCACAGGTGCTTTTGACCTCATCCGAAGCTGTTCTGTCTGCGCTTCCTTCAGCTTTACTTGCTGAAGCTCAAATGCTACGGGACAGAGAGTTGAGTCGCTATCGTGCTAGAGGGAGCCTTTTTGGTGGAAGCTACAGGCTTGGAGGGAGGAGTCTGCCAACTGATAATCAGACAATTATAGACAGAGCTGTTGGTGTTACTGTGGGTAGAAGGGTTATTTCTACTACACCAGGCGGTTCAAAGGGTAAAGATGTGGAGGGGACCCCGCTTCTGGACTCAGAAGCTCTGCAGGCACTTATTCGCCTTCTGCAGCTTGCTCCGGTAATGTTCACACTGCATATGCTCTAGTATCTAGATAACTGTATTTTTTTCTTGAATAGGGTGGTTTTGGGTATTCTTCTGTAGTTTTATGATGTAATGTAATATTGCATGCATATATTTAGTTGCATAGTGCAAACCTCACATTGTAAACTTGCAATCAGCTAATTCTCAAGGGAATAGGGTGGTTTTGGGCATTGTTCTATAGTTTTATGATTTAATGTAATATTGCATGCACATATATTTACTTGCATAGTGCAAAACTCACCTTGTAAATTTGTAATGCGCTAGTTTCCAAAATGTTAAATGAAATGATAGAGGCTTGCATGGTGGGGATCTGTTATACACCCCTGTAAAATTCTAAAAGCAAACTCAGGATTCCTTGGTGTGCATTTTCTCATCACTATGGTTACAAGAACTGTGAGCAGGCAGCTGCAAAAACTTTCTTGCTGAAAGATCTCTTAAATATATTTGGTTGTGAAGCTTTAATGTGTCAAACTGTCCATTCACATACagcctccgtcccaaaataaacgTACATTTTGCTTCTCAATGAGTCAAATcttttgaagttttatcaaatatatagaaaaatatgCTAATGTTTATGAtgtataataagtatcattagattgagCATGAAATATACTTATAATAAACTTAtattggagatacaaatattgatactattttctatatttCTAGTCAAACTTTGcgtttattttgggatggagggagtaagttTACATTGGAAATGAACTTGCAAAATTAAATGTTATGGGGGATGAGTTTTGCATCTATTATTCCCCCACTCCCACTGTGCTGTCTGCTTTGCTATCTTTTCTCTACATCCTACTTGCTCAAGGCAATAAGAATAATGAGCAACCATGTCTCTGCTAGATTGTTACATTATGGAAATCTCACCATCTATGAAATAATAATCTGTAAATTGAATTGAGATGTGTGGTAGGTATAAACCTATATATGTGTCTCATCTATGGACAATAGCATATTATTGGAAGCTATGCATATTTTTGATTGTGTGGACATCCAGGAAGCTCTTAAGCTATGCATATTTTTGATTGGTAATATTTGTCCTGTTCCTTTATTTTCAATGTAAATTTATTTTTTGATTGTTATGCAAAATCAGTCCCTGGTCAGAATTTTAGTGGGCATGCACAAAAATAGCTTTTGCAAATAAGACATCAATAAGACGACTTGAAAATGTTGCTAATTGTCACTCGCTTCTCCTTATTATCAATAAAGATGACTTGAAAATGTTGCTAATTGTCACATGCTTTTCCTTATTACTAAGTTTTTGCCCATATTTCCTTCAGCTAAACTGCTTAACTATTCCACAATTTTGCAGCCACTCAGCAAAGGCcttcttcaaaggcttatgttCAATTTATGCGCACATAGTGTCACACGTGTTACCTTGGTTGGCCATCTGCTCAACATGATTAAACCTGAATCTGAGGGGCTTAGCGTATCTGATTGCATGGCTACATATAGATTACATGGATGTCAGTGGAACATTGTTTACGCACAACCTTACTCTGCAAATGGTAGTATTCTCTCTATTTTCcttttgtaatttgttttatAACCTTTGGCTCTCCCTAATACTCTCTGTATTATCTTCCTTTTTTCTTCACTGTTGTATTGTTCAACAATGTTATTGGGTACTTAAGCCACCTTATATGCTTGCACTTCATCTCTCCAGGTCTACCTCCACTTGTAACACGCCGACTTCTTGAAATCCTGACATATCTTGCTTCTAACCATCCATCTGTTGCGGATCTTTTGATCTATTTCAATCCTTCAGCTAGTTCAAACTGTTTGACATTACAGCACAATAAAGAGACATCTCAAGAAAGTTCAACGCCGAACATGATGCAACCATCTTCAGAGGGTTATACACCTATTCTATTGTTTCTTAAGCTTCTAAATAAACCCTTATTTCTGCGGAGTCGCGTATATCTTGAGCAGGTATTTATCAGCACTTTTTTAGTGTATGTTAGCTTTTTGTTCACTTAAAATATTTCTCATACCTTTTAATTTTGTGCTCCAGGTGATGTGTTTGCTGGAAGTAGTTGTTAACAATGCTGCATCCCAAATTGATTGTCCACCTCACTCTGCACAGATAACTAACAGTTCAGATATTGAATTAGTTGATGGGACACCATCTCAAACACAGGTGGAACCATCTACTCTGGAACAAGGTCATATCCTGGATAATAACCAAAGCAGAGATGTTGAGGTCCCACCATCTTGTGCTAAACAGAATGATAATGTGCATGAAATCCTTACTCAGCTTCCTGATGCTGAGTTACATAATCTGTGCAATATTCTTGCACTTGAGGGGTTAGTGTTTGCCTTACCCTTCTATTTTATTTACTTAATTTTGCATAGCGTGCACAAATGATGATTTACTATAAATGCTTAGAGTTTTCATGTATTTCCTGCTGAATTAGATGCTTTTTTCTTCTCAACTGATCATTTTCAAGGTGAACCCAGGAAAGTATATTTTTGGCTGATAGTCTGTGAGGGCAATGGTTTGGGAAGAAGGTTCACATACCAAAAATTCCTTACTAACTCTCAACTAGGTAGAGTGGAGAGAAGGTTGCCCAATTAGGTAGAATGAAGGTGAACCCTAGGCTGATCAGTGTGTAATCAAGATGCGTCACTGTAGATAAGATAATCAAGCATCATAGGAAGTTTCTTACCTTCTGTATATTTGTTTTGATCCAATTAGAATGTTACTTTAAGGACACATTGTTTTCCTTTCCATCTCTTGTGAAATTTGTTTCTTGTATCCTTAACAGTGGTCACCATTTGTTTTTTAGATTAATGTATGCAGCAAAACTTGTCCATGTGTAGTAATTTGCAACTAATTGATATGCTTTATATTAATTATACCTTTTACTGCTGGAATACTCAGAGAAGTTATTGTTTGGGTGTAAATCTGATGTGTGATATGTGGAAAATTCATTCTTAGTTCATAGTTTAGATATTTGAAAAATGTCCTCTTTTCAGAGCTTTAGACAAATATGCTTATGTTTTCTTGTTGAAATATTCAGTCTTCCAGATAAAGTGTACTCACTTGCTGCGGAGGTGGTGAAACAATTGGCTAGTGTTGCAGCATCGCATCGGAAATTCTTTTCCATTGAGTTAGCTGGTGTTGCTCAGAGTTTAAGTTCTTCAGCAGTTGAGGAGCTTGTAACACTGAAGAACACTCAAATGCTTGGGCTCAGTACTTGCTCTATGGCTGGAGCTGCGATCTTGCGGGTACTGCAAGTCCTATCTACACTGACTTCGGGTGTGATGGATAGTGGATATGAAAAAGATTTACGACAGGAAGAGCAGTCTATTTTGTGGGATCTGAATGTCGGTCTTGAACCTTTGTGGCAAGAGTTAAGTGATTGTATAAGTGCCACAGAGGCAAAATTTGTACACAATTCATCACTCGCTTACCATGCCCCATTGATGCATGCTTTAGAAGTTGGTGCTTCATCCTCTGGTTCATCATCGCTTCCTCCAGGCACTCAACGCTTGTTGCCGTTCATAGAATCATTCTTTGTCTTATGCGAGAAGCTTCAAACAAATCAACCAGTTACACAATCAGATTACAGTGTTACTGCCCCCGAAGTAAAAGAATCTGCTGGAAGTTCATCTTCACCATCACTGAAGACTGGTGGGATCTGCAATGTTACTTTTATAAAGGTTGCAGAAAAGCATCGACGGCTACTCAATGTTTTCATTCGACAAAGTCCAAGCTTACTGGAGAAGTCACTTTCTATGATGTTGAAAGTGCCAAGGCTGATAGATTTTGACAACAAACGTGCTTACTTCCGGTCGCGGATCAGACAGCAGCATGATCAGCATCTTTCAGCTCCTCTACGCATTAGTGTTCGCAGGGCTTATGTTTTGGAGGACTCATATAATCAGTTGAGATTACGTCGTACCCAGGATCTCAAAGGTCGCTTGACTGTGCAATTTCAAGGGGAAGAGGGCATAGATGCTGGAGGACTAACTAGGGAATGGTACCAGCTGCTCTCTAGAGTTATTTTTGACAAAGGAGCTCTTCTCTTCACTACAGTTGGAAACAACGCGACTTTCCAGCCTAATCCTAACTCTGTTTTTCAAACGGAGCACCTTTCTTACTTCAAGTTTGTTGGTCGAGTGGTAATTTCTTGACACTCCACAATAGTTCAATACCGCTTCATTTGTTTTCCCTTTTTCTGAGACCTAGTTGTTTGCACAGGTTGCTAAAGCATTATTTGATGGCCAATTGTTGGATGTCCACTTTACCCGCTCATTTTACAAACATATCTTAGGTGCTAAAGTAACATATCATGATATAGAGGCTATTGATCCTGATTACTACAAAAATTTGAAGTGGATGCTGGAGGTTTGGGTTCATCTTCTGCAGTttcttatttattaattaatttataTGTGGATCTATGCAGTTCCTTAATTATGCCCTTTTTGAACAGAATGATGTAAGTGACCTTCCCGATTTAACATTCAGCATGGATCCTGATGAGGAAAAGCATATTCTCTACGAGaagactgaggtattgaaaagcCATCATGGTTTTTAGCCGAAACCTTTTCTGCTTGCATCAGCTTTTATCTTAGTTGTGCAGTTTAATAACTTTTCAATTCAGGTTACCGATTATGAGCTAAAACCGGGTGGAAGAAACATCAGGGTTACTGAGGAAACAAAGCAAGAATATGTTGACCTTGTAGCGGAACATATACTGACCACTGCAATTCGTCCTCAAATTAATGGTTTCCTTGAAGGCTTCACAGAGTTAGTTCCAAGGGATCTAATATCGCTATTCAATGATAAAGAACTTGAGCTGCTGATCAGTGGTCTTCCTGAAATTGACCGTGAGTGGAGTTCATCTGTCTGGAGTAATTCATCATCTTATTGCATAAGTTATTTATTTCCTTTCATCTTATTGTGTTTTATTTTTCCTTGCAGTGGATGATCTGAAGGTTAACACGGAATATATAGGATATTCAGCTGCATCTCCTGTCATCCAGTGGTTCTGGGAAGTTGTTAAAGCATTCAGCAAGGAAGACATGGCGAGACTACTGCAGTTTGTTACCGGAACATCTAAGGTCAAAAGCTGCTTCAATAAGACTACAGTGAAACTGTAGTTTCATCTAAAAAGTCTCATAAATCTTGAACAGTATATATTGCTCTAAAACTTCAATCAATAACACACATGGAATTTATTTGTATAGGTACCATTGGAGGGTTTCAAAGCGCTACAAGGTATTTCTGGCCCCCAGAGATTTCAGATTCACAAGGCGTATGGAGCTCCAGACCGACTTCCATCTGCTCATACCTGGTAACTTATCAATACGTTCATTTACTGCCTTCCACTTTTGTACCTCTTTATTATGCTACTGTCTGCTCGTTTAGTAATTATGATAAGTGCACATTGAATACACAGCTTTAACCAGTTGGATTTACTGGAATATACCTCAAAGGAGCAATTAGAAGAACGACTGCTTCTTGCCATTCATGAAGCTAGTGAAGGTTTCGGCTTTGGTTGATTGGTTCCTAAGGAGGTTGTAAAGAGTGCACTGGGTCATTTGTTTTCTGCTTGACAATGTACAGGTATGGAAGTGATTATTTCTTTGCGACATCTTATATTAATCATACGCACTCTGTATGTCTTATTTCACAACACTTCAAGCTTCTATTTTCTGTATTACAAATCTAACTGGTCCAAATTGATATTGTTTCCTTCAATGCAATTGAAAAACTACTCAGGATTTTTTATTGCTTTATTTAAAGATCTGGTATAGGAACCCTGAGTTTACCACATGGTTCTTAGTGGTATTCAGTTTTCTGAAGACTTGCTCCGCCTGTTGGTTGTTTATAAAATCCTGGACCAAAAAGAAGAGGATAGTTTTTGTGCTAGATACATGCAAGATATTAGTAATTGGTAAACTTACGCTTTCATTATTGCAAGGTTTCAAATCTATTGGGAAGCTGGGCCAACAATTTTCTAACACATTACTATTGAAATAGCAATGGTAAGATAATATGCTGAATTGACTTGAAACTACCATCTATAGATACTGTAGCTTCACATCAAAATAGACCAAATCAATTATCAAACTAGTAACTAAATATTAAGTTGCATGCACCGACCAGTTCAAtccaaaagcttaagctgatgggagaggtgggcaattcacttatattccaacatTCCCCCTCACGTGGAGGCTCTCTCAAGCCTTAGACGTGGAATAGGAGCGAGCAgtaattattttatttaattgcgcTAATCAGGATTCGAACTCGAGACCTCTGGCTTTGATACCATATTAAGTTGCATACACTGAccagttcaacccaaaagcttaagctgatgggagaggtgggcaattcacttatattctAACACTAAATAGGACTGTTATGACTTGTTTGCTTGTAGCTGCTAGTCTGCCACACGAACTAGGAGATGATCTGGTTAGCATAAAATTATGCATGTTATtattgatggataagtctagctggtctggtctttgtggggctgctggtggttgctgccacaaggacaacatcttagcatctaggacaacatcttagaggacagcatcttagcatcttagactagcatcttagactagcatcttggcatatgcttggctggctagcaaccTATAAATacgtatccccaacccctcaggttggcatggcatttgtgtgagaaataaaccagaaaatttctccaactcctagtgtcatcctctctcgatgagagtaagaattttgctactaccaaaagtaagaattcaacgactaacaactggtatcagagccgtattatcctgtagcctaagcatctcctgctcatcttctttcccagcctcgcaacagccccagcagctccggccgctcctgctcactcctctccctctgcgcagctcgtctgaagcagccctctctcCATGCAGCAGCCCcctggtagcgcgtcatgtccgcagggcaatctcagcgctcggtcgcctcgagcatgcggcgtcggcaggaggccaaacttgccgcggcagaggaacgcgagcgagtagcggcggcaagggcgttgaggctggcagcggcggagctggcagcagccagagcggaggcggaagcagcggcggtgacggatgcagcgcgtgcggcggcagcagaAGTCGAGGCCCTGCGCGTCAGCATTAGCAGCTCCGTTTTTGCTGACGacagcgccgacgcggacctcgagctgctggggagggaggcaggacgagcgcgggcggcgcagtgggcagccgcgcaccccacgagcgcggcggcagcccagacaggagCGGACGCGCcagcggcgctcctggaggaggcgcgcacggcggcggcgctcctgaaggaggcgcgcacggcagtgGCGCTTCTGGAGGAGGCGTGCAcgacaacggtggcggacgggtcgatggagagcgcggccttcacaggcagtgtggctctctctccccggatcggtaccgtggttaccatggGCTCTAGGCTGTCGTCAGGGACGTCGCCCCcgacggtgggtggcctaccctcactaagaccaactacgtcgaatgggctgcagtgatgagggtaaagctccaggtgcggcacatgtgggaggcagtccggtacggcgacgtcgactacgacctagatcgacgggcgctggatgccctcatttctcgcttaccaacaagcggattgccaaggaggcttgggacgccatcgctgcggcatgcatcggcagcgaccgcgcccgcaagtccacactgcaggcacttcgcaaggagtgggagaacctggccttcaagctagGTGAGGACGTTGACGACTTTGCTcttcgtctcaacactctgttgcagaagatggtgcagttcggcgatgacacctacggcgacgagagagctgtcgaaaagctcttccgctgcgtccccgagaagtacaagcagatggctcactcgatcgagtccctgctggatctctccacgatgtcgatcgaggaggcgataggtcgtctcaaggtcgtcgacaacgatgagccacagtctctctcgggaCTCATCACCActagcgggaagctccttctcacccgggagcagtgggatgcctgccaaggtgaccggaagaaggggagccttcttccgcgactggcagccgcaagcgtggcaagtcgcgcaaggcgcgcagagatgcCCAGGttggggcgcgaggacgtgccgagggtgatgcccgcagaggcgcccagggcggcgccgccagcaagcacaagccggcacgagacgacgcttGCCGcgactgcggccagcttggccattgggccaaggactgtcgacagccacgacgcggctaggcccacgtcgcacaggcggaggagccgactctgttcatggcacatgcaagcatcgagctacctccagcggcaccggccacaACGGCTCTCCACCTTgatgagccaaaagcacacgccctcctcggcgacggctccggcaacgacaggactgacgggtggtgcctcgacaccggcgccacccatcacatgaccggtcgacgggagttcttcaccgagcttgactctagcgtccgaggctccgtcaagtttggggttgcctccggcgtggagatcaagggtgttggctccgtcatcttcaccgctgtgtctggtgagcacaggctgctcaccggagtctactacatccccgcgttgaggaactccatcatcagcttgggccagctggatgagaacggttcgcgcgtggtggttgaggatggagtgatgaggatttgggatcgccgtcgtcgccttcttgccaaggtatccagaagcgcaaatcgactctacgtccttaacgtgcaggtgacgcaacccctctgtctcgctgctcgtcgggacgacgaggcgtggcagtggcacgagcgtttcgggcaccttcacttcgaggccctgaagcggctcaatgccacggagatggtgcgaggcctgccgtgcctcgaccatgtggagtagctctgcgacgtctgcgtgttgacgaagcagaagcgactcccctttccccagcgggcgagctttcgagccaaggagaggctcgagcttgtgcacggggacttgtgtggcccagtGACAcgggccacaccgggaggacgacgttacttcctgctgctcgtcgacaacctctcccgctacatgtgggtgatggtcctcggcagcaagggagaggctgcggacgccatcaggcgctcgcaggctgctgcggaggcggagtgcggctgcaagctgcgcgtgctgcgcaccgacaacggcggcgaattcacggcggttGAATtcacgtcgtactgcgctgatgagggcattcagtgccactacTCCACGCCGTACAGCCCACAGCAGAACaacgtcgtcgagcggcgcaacgagacggttgtggggatggctcgggcccttcttaagcagagggggatgccggatgtcttctggggagaggcggtggtgtcggccgtctacatcctcaaccgctcgcctaccaaggcgcttgacggcaggacgccgtacgaggcttggcatgggtgcaagccggcggtcttccacttgcgggtcttcggctgcctcgcgttcgccaaggagcttggccacatcagctagctcgacgacaggagcattccgggagtgttcatcggctacgcgaagggctcgaaggcctaccgcatcctcgacccaaagacacagcgtgtgcgcacggcgcgcgacgttgtgttcgaca belongs to Miscanthus floridulus cultivar M001 chromosome 4, ASM1932011v1, whole genome shotgun sequence and includes:
- the LOC136548526 gene encoding uncharacterized protein, with amino-acid sequence MVTTVPIRGERATLPVKAALSIDPSATVVVHASSRSATAVRASFRSAAAVRASSRSAAGASAPVWAAAALVGCAAAHCAARARPASLPSSSRSASALSSAKTELLMLTRRASTSAAAARAASVTAAASASALLKLLD